The Pyrenophora tritici-repentis strain M4 chromosome 8, whole genome shotgun sequence genome contains a region encoding:
- a CDS encoding PRP38-assoc domain containing protein, translated as MFRTINAISDNVSTGGRHPRRSSDMQPPPQPSVTDFPIGRKKRKDKAPATPAAKTPAASDLRILHPTPNKLLAKAPLLSMSLFVDPNQAVEAPSATPHFQLQKETAKSPQCCRLQSLRNKNVLSAKITHSEFTFITIVQNETEDEFELYLGRESPLEEFQVPVCTDDDLLELATSNTAFLRSLAIELMKFAAACAPILDANIDAITKEAHEAAVNRLRLRITKAEAKLSWYEKEVSKLTETIETTNAELEHTNRERNELKLEVERFYRPSSSKTAGCTNPTHQDWYEDWKHEEAQSIKFHGLYEEFFRKHQEERARADRYHQQRAERDADYEDVVAQNCALEEQLVQATENTRKLETSLTQQQREYNDVVARLQRYDHNFRPYTLQRREDRGRNSHLSTQRNRRHESPERRTDRRTASPNPYPSRQATPVVTRPAPRPRGDSHSRSRSRSRRDRANPLNQDPHRYIPPPYNGQQSVQQAASTVGGLSLSFKLPDIEVWKGNDDTKNYDKWRRSAIQKCESLPEDKQLAYLEMKVDGAAWQYIDDLKFEHYLDLLEGLDPYYARSTYEKVSEAQSQLADGSLKMGSSESFADWRGRFMSVCRLVKLPDSAMIGHARAFLRPGLAAAASHAFDDEQENALVKFLDAARKSDLTQKQINQGKTAADKPRTKPRTRSPNDRNPARKARSGRGQHREATTTRTEWQKDAMAKAKVCFRCGETGHQARDKKGCAILDWDQIKPKLSSMHLYAMGADFDAEDDDSNASTEEEPDRIQELDWRKDIQQNRETRENHNRLKVAAARILSPEVGDQDNSQDVQDHYISAIAVKGHLRSTKQLRYDSYTLTSSKEWKKTTTLIDTGASASFVNRRWAKAMGLPIMSTSSPIQLSLADGKVVDTLNEAVEIQVKHGSHLSPVVCFVADVGDFDLILGMTWLEDHDPGLTFSPRSMKFSSSHCTSCCLDHGLPETVYGDGKTPSLSESRQTTPVGEICIITAKAAYLMAAHNPDEAIWVEPQDWEKLADPPDDNNDCDLDSFKRNIARLAAVTQEDYDHYMNKMESPHMTEAEIRKLVPDWLYSKMPDLFSPIQAGKLAPHREGVDHEIDTDGRIHKPKIYGLTRTETRAIKAYIDDMLGRGFIRPSTSPYASPVLVVKKPGGGLRICVDYRQLNAITKKNRNAPPSIKETLARMAKVRWMTIVDVVAAFNTVRIKEGDEEKTAFLTRYGLYEYVVMPFGLCNAPGTFQTFINETLREYLDDICTAYLDDVLIYTCDDDESVHEADVIKVLSKIRDAGLHLDPTKCKFKVKKVKYLGLILTTEGIEMDPKKVSTILDWQIPRSVKDVQSFLGFANFYRRFIKGFSYIAKALTELTRKDGEGKDQRHQFPLIADSKAIQAFHRLKDAFKTAGVLAHFDPDLETWLETDASDFVTAAILSQKDATGVLRPVAFLSHKMNPAECNYEIYDKELLAIVNAFEQWRFELSGTDDPIMVLSDHQALQTFMTTKRLNRRQARWAEFMAEFNFIIKYRPGKQGTKPDALTRRPGDLPESPDDIRRRHQLQVVIKPDQVDPEARVCTINIAKDGGSRHAVYLANLITQRTLPDSIPAVAQMLYQLSEEDNISERYAVLAALPGIEPEGGENGVSHDLTSKRSLCAADNVTISPITTPIAATSAPAIPNETPAAINVPAPPNNELTIDALLDNIKAAYKDDKVLQAIVKAKKDGLRRLPFKLIHGEEHLRLELGDCEITDELLYVRNKVYVPAGAVRTQVIEQAHKSVCGGHSGKHELYSKLSRWYYWPRMTTDVAQYVRACLTCKRSKAYREGKHGLLHPLPIPSKYWSSISIDFITHLPPCRHNGQTFTDILVVVDRLTKKKKFIPMASMTTDALVVAFIEYIWREEGFPEEIISDRGAQFVSYFWKRLCQRLGVRPKFSTAHHPQTDGQTENANSYLKQYLRAYHQQHNWQVAFLRD; from the exons ATGTTTAGAACTATCAACGCCATTAGCGACAACGTCTCTACCGGCGGCCGCCACCCCCGCCGATCTAGCGACATGCAGCCTCCTCCACAGCCCAGCGTGACTGACTTCCCTATTGGCCGCAAGAAGCGCAAAGACAAAGCGCCCGCGACCCCCGCAGCCAAGACTCCAGCCGCGAGCGACCTAAGGATACTGCATCCGACACCCAACAAACTATTAGCCAAGGCCCCGCTCCTAAGCATGAGCCTGTTCGTCGATCCGAACCAGGCCGTCGAAGCACCTTCGGCTACCCCGCACTTCCAGTTACAGAAGGAGACAGCCAAGAGCCCACAATG TTGTCGACTCCAATCCCTCAGAAACAAGAACGTCTTGTCTGCCAAGATTACTCACTCTGAGTTCACGTTCATCACTATTGTACAAAACGAGACTGAGGATGAATTTGAGCTGTACCTAGGCCGAGAATCTCCCCTGGAAGAATTCCAAGTCCCCGTCTGCACTGACGACGACTTATTGGAGCTAGCCACTTCAAACACCGCGTTCCTGCGCTCTCTAGCTATTGAGCTCATGAAGTTCGCCGCTGCTTGCGCTCCTATCCTGGACGCGAACATCGATGCAATAACCAAGGAAGCTCACGAAGCCGCTGTTAACCGCTTACGCCTTCGCATCACTAAGGCTGAAGCTAAGCTTAGCTGGTACGAGAAGGAAGTCTCAAAGCTGACTGAGACTATTGAGACTACTAATGCTGAGTTGGAACACACCAACCGAGAGCGTAATGAGCTTAAGCTAGAGGTCGAGCGCTTTTATCGTCCTTCATCCTCCAAGACCGCCGGTTGCACTAACCCTACTCACCAAGACTGGTATGAGGACTGGAAACACGAAGAAGCGCAGTCCATTAAGTTCCACGGCCTGTACGAGGAGTTCTTCAGGAAGCACCAGGAAGAGCGCGCCCGCGCAGACCGCTATCACCAGCAGCGCGCAGAACGCGACGCCGACTACGAAGATGTGGTCGCCCAGAACTGCGCACTTGAAGAACAACTTGTCCAAGCTACTGAGAATACCCGCAAGCTAGAGACCTCTCTAACTCAGCAACAGCGTGAGTACAATGACGTTGTTGCGCGCCTTCAGCGATATGATCATAACTTCCGCCCGTACACcttgcagcgtcgcgagGACCGCGGTCGTAACAGTCATCTATCTACTCAGCGCAACCGACGACACGAGTCACCTGAGCGCCGTACAGATCGCCGCACTGCATCACCTAACCCGTATCCTAGCCGACAAGCCACTCCTGTTGTTACTCGGCCTGCGCCTCGCCCTCGCGGCGACTCTCACTCAAGATCGCGCTCCCGCTCCCGCCGAGATCGCGCGAATCCGTTGAACCAAGATCCTCACCGATATATCCCTCCTCCATACAACGGCCAGCAATCAGTACAACAGGCAGCGTCCACAGTTGGAGGTCTAAGCCTTTCCTTTAAGCTCCCCGACATTGAAGTCTGGAAAGGCAACGATGATACCAAGAACTACGACAAGTGGCGTCGGTCAGCCATCCAGAAGTGCGAATCTCTGCCTGAAGACAAGCAATTGGCCTACTTGGAGATGAAGGTGGACGGCGCAGCATGGCAATATATTGACGATCTCAAGTTCGAACACTACTTGGACCTTCTTGAAGGACTGGACCCATACTACGCGCGCTCTACCTACGAGAAGGTCTCAGAAGCACAGTCGCAACTCGCTGATGGCTCTCTCAAGATGGGATCGTCTGAATCCTTTGCAGATTGGCGTGGGCGCTTTATGAGCGTGTGTCGCCTAGTGAAGCTTCCAGACAGCGCCATGATTGGCCACGCTCGCGCTTTCCTGCGACCTGgcctcgccgccgccgcctcaCACGCCTTTGACGATGAGCAAGAGAATGCTCTTGTCAAGTTCCTTGACGCCGCCCGCAAGTCTGATCTAACACAGAAACAGATTAATCAAGGCAAGACCGCTGCTGACAAACCTCGCACCAAGCCGCGCACGCGCTCCCCAAATGATCGTAATCCTGCACGAAAGGCTCGCTCTGGCCGAGGACAACATCGCGAAGCTACTACGACGCGCACAGAGTGGCAGAAGGACGCAATGGCTAAGGCTAAGGTCTGCTTCCGTTGTGGCGAGACTGGTCACCAGGCGCGCGATAAGAAGGGTTGCGCAATCTTAGACTGGGACCAAATCAAGCCTAAGCTTAGTAGTATGCATCTCTATGCTATGGGAGCGGACTTCGAcgccgaagacgacgacTCTAATGCTTCCACTGAAGAGGAGCCTGA TCGCATTCAGGAGCTAGACTGGCGCAAGGACATACAACAGAACCGCGAGACGCGAGAAAACCATAACCGTCTCAAGGTCGCTGCCGCCAGGATACTATCTCCAGAAGTCGGAGATCAGGACAACTCACAAGACGTCCAAGACCACTACATCTCTGCGATCGCCGTTAAGGGCCATCTTCGATCTACTAAACAACTACGTTACGACTCCTACACCCTCACTTCTTCTAAGGAATGGAAAAAGACAACTACTCTTATCGACACAGGCGCTAGCGCTTCCTTTGTGAACAGGCGATGGGCTAAAGCCATGGGCCTGCCCATAATGTCTACCTCTTCACCTATCCAGCTTTCTCTCGCGGATGGGAAGGTTGTTGATACATTGAATGAAGCCGTGGAAATCCAAGTCAAACACGGCAGCCACTTATCACCAGTCGTGTGCTTCGTCGCTGACGTAGGAGACTTTGATCTTATCCTTGGTATGACTTGGCTGGAAGACCACGACCCCGGTCTCACCTTCTCACCGCGGAGCATGAAGTTCTCTTCTTCACATTGTACTTCATGTTGTCTCGACCACGGTCTCCCTGAGACAGTATACGGCGACGGCAAGACTCCATCACTTTCAGAATCTCGGCAAACCACGCCCGTGGGCGAGATCTGCATTATCACCGCCAAGGCCGCCTACCTCATGGCTGCGCACAACCCAGACGAAGCCATCTGGGTCGAACCACAAGACTGGGAGAAGCTTGCTGACCCTCCAGACGACAATAACGATTGCGATTTAGACTCCTTCAAACGCAACATCGCCCGCCTCGCCGCCGTCACACAAGAGGACTACGACCACTATATGAACAAGATGGAGAGTCCACATATGACGGAAGCGGAGATCCGCAAACTGGTGCCAGACTGGTTGTACAGCAAGATGCCAGACTTGTTCAGTCCTATACAAGCAGGGAAGTTGGCACCTCATCGCGAAGGCGTTGACCATGAGATTGACACCGACGGACGCATTCACAAGCCTAAGATCTATGGGCTCACACGAACGGAGACCAGGGCCATCAAGGCCTACATCGACGACATGCTCGGACGCGGATTCATCCGACCGTCCACATCTCCGTACGCGTCACCTGTCTTAGTTGTCAAGAAACCAGGTGGCGGACTTCGCATCTGCGTTGACTACCGTCAGCTCAACgccatcaccaagaagaacCGCAACGCTCCACCCTCCATCAAGGAAACGCTGGCCCGCATGGCCAAGGTACGATGGATGACGATTGTCGACGTTGTGGCTGCATTCAACACTGTTCGGATCAAAGAAGGCGATGAAGAAAAGACAGCCTTTCTCACTCGGTATGGGCTATACGAATACGTTGTCATGCCCTTCGGCCTCTGCAATGCGCCTGGCACTTTCCAGACCTTTATCAATGAGACACTCCGCGAGTACCTTGACGATATCTGTACAGCTTACCTCGACGACGTCCTTATATACACCTgcgacgatgacgagtcAGTTCATGAAGCCGACGTCATCAAGGTCCTCTCTAAGATACGCGACGCTGGCCTCCATCTTGATCCCACGAAGTGCAAATTCAAGGTCAAGAAAGTGAAGTACCTAGGCCTCATCCTCACTACAGAGGGCATCGAAATGGATCCAAAAAAGGTCTCCACTATACTAGACTGGCAAATACCGCGCTCAGTCAAAGACGTCCAGTCTTTCCTTGGTTTCGCCAACTTCTACCGTCGCTTCATCAAAGGCTTCTCCTACATCGCAAAAGCCTTGACAGAACTCACGCGCAAGGATGGCGAAGGCAAGGACCAGAGACATCAGTTCCCgctcatcgctgatagcaAAGCTATACAAGCTTTCCATCGACTTAAGGACGCCTTTAAGACTGCAGGAGTCCTTGCACACTTCGATCCTGACCTAGAGACTTGGTTGGAAACCGATGCCTCAGATTTCGTTACTGCAGCTATCCTCTCTCAGAAGGACGCGACAGGAGTCCTCCGCCCAGTTGCTTTCCTATCGCACAAGATGAACCCTGCGGAATGCAATTATGAGATATACGACAAGGAACTCCTAGCTATTGTCAACGCCTTTGAGCAATGGCGCTTTGAGCTGTCTGGTACTGATGATCCTATTATGGTGTTGTCTGACCATCAAGCCCTTCAGACCTTTATGACCACAAAGCGCCTCAACAGACGCCAAGCCCGTTGGGCGGAATTCATGGCAGAGTTCAACTTCATTATCAAGTACAGGCCAGGCAAGCAGGGCACGAAGCCAGACGCTTTGACAAGGCGTCCTGGCGACCTACCCGAGTCACCCGACGACATCCGCCGTCGGCATCAACTCCAGGTAGTCATCAAGCCTGACCAAGTCGATCCTGAAGCGCGCGTCTGCACCATCAACATCGCCAAGGATGGAGGTTCTCGCCATGCAGTCTACCTCGCAAATCTCATCACACAGCGCACCCTTCCTGACTCTATCCCCGCAGTCGCGCAAATGCTGTATCAACTTAGCGAGGAAGACAACATCTCTGAACGGTACGCCGTCCTCGCCGCACTGCCTGGCATCGAGCCTGAGGGGGGAGAAAACGGCGTCTCCCATGACCTCACGAGCAAAAGATCGCTCTGTGCAGCCGATAACGTTACAATCTCGCCTATTACAACGCCAATCGCCGCAACTAGTGCGCCCGCGATACCAAACGAGACGCCCGCCGCAATTAATGTGCCCGCGCCACCGAACAACGAGCTGACTATTGATGCTCTGCTTGACAATATCAAGGCAGCATACAAGGATGATAAGGTGTTGCAGGCGATCGTCAAAGCCAAGAAGGACGGCCTACGACGCCTGCCGTTCAAACTCATACATGGAGAAGAGCACCTCAGGCTGGAACTTGGCGATTGCGAGATCACCGACGAACTACTCTATGTGCGCAACAAGGTCTACGTCCCCGCCGGCGCCGTTCGCACCCAAGTTATTGAACAAGCCCACAAGAGCGTCTGCGGTGGCCACAGCGGCAAACATGAGTTATACTCCAAGCTGTCGCGATGGTATTACTGGCCTAGGATGACCACGGACGTCGCGCAATATGTACGCGCGTGTCTGACTTGCAAGAGGAGCAAAGCATACCGAGAAGGCAAGCATGGGCTGCTGCATCCGCTACCAATCCCCAGCAAATACTGGTCCAGCATCTCTATAGACTTCATCACTCACCTGCCGCCCTGCAGGCATAACGGTCAAACGTTCACTGACATCCTCGTGGTAGTCGACCGActcaccaagaagaagaagttcatCCCAATGGCTAGTATGACCACCGACGCCCTTGTGGTAGCCTTTATCGAATACATCTGGCGAGAAGAGGGCTTTCCTGAGGAGATTATCTCAGACCGTGGAGCGCAGTTTGTCTCTTACTTTTGGAAGCGACTATGCCAGCGTCTGGGTGTACGCCCGAAGTTCTCGACCGCTCACCATCCCCAGACTGACGGACAAACCGAGAACGCGAACTCCTACCTCAAGCAATACCTACGCGCCTAT caccagcagcacaACTGGCAAGTCGCCTTTCTTCGCGACTAA
- a CDS encoding Chromo domain containing protein: MKTLQDELRASMQWAQAKQAEYANEGRLPAPAFKVGDQVMLDTRNLRTKRPSASLDLKNRGPFTIVRAINNTAYELDLPANMKRIHNVFHPWLLHLVDDNPLTGQTQDPEVPAEFDPEVEDDTEYTVEAIEDCRINKKLKDPAARGRKGKTTQGLLQYLVRWANYPDGPDNPSWEPYMNLADSADTVTRYHLDHPNKPPMHRKFKSLTGKQDMLVMRLHALSRV; encoded by the coding sequence ATGAAAACGCTGCAGGACGAGCTGCGAGCTTCAATGCAATGGGCGCAAGCAAAACAAGCAGAATACGCCAATGAAGGAAGGCTACCCGCACCAGCTTTCAAAGTCGGCGACCAAGTGATGCTGGACACTCGCAACCTACGGACGAAAAGACCCTCCGCGTCATTAGACCTAAAGAACCGCGGTCCCTTTACTATCGTTCGcgccatcaacaacaccgcATACGAGCTAGATCTTCCCGCTAACATGAAGCGCATCCACAATGTCTTCCACCCATGGCTCTTACACTTGGTTGACGACAACCCACTTACTGGACAAACACAAGATCCTGAGGTCCCTGCGGAGTTCGACCCAGAAGTGGAAGACGACACTGAATACACTGTCGAAGCAATCGAAGACTGCCGCATTAATAAGAAGCTTAAGGATCCTGCCGCCCGCGGTCGCAAGGGCAAGACTACCCAAGGCCTGCTCCAATACTTGGTACGATGGGCAAACTATCCCGACGGCCCCGACAATCCTTCATGGGAACCATACATGAACCTCGCGGACTCCGCTGACACTGTGACGCGCTATCACCTTGATCACCCAAACAAGCCGCCTATGCACAGGAAGTTTAAGTCTCTCACAGGCAAACAAGATATGCTGGTTATGCGACTTCACGCTCTTAGTCGTGTCTAG